TGGCCCGCTTCGGCTACGTGGGGAACCTCTCTCCGCGCAAGAAGGCGGTCATCAAGGACATCGATTACGACTTCCCGGAAAACGGTGATCCGACCATCCGCATCAAGGCCTACGACAAGGGCTTCAAACTGGCGGGCAAAGAAAACCAGAAGGTCTGGCAGAAACCCGCTCCCGGCATCCTCTATTCGGAAATCGCCGAACAAGTCGCCGCCGCCAACAGCCTCACCCCGGTGGTCACGGCCACCAAGGGGACCCATCTCCGCGTCACCCAGAGCAACATCTCGGACGCCCAGTTCCTCAAGGAGCTGGCGGAAAAGGCCCGCGACCGCGATGGCGACGGCGTGAGCGGCTATGTCTTCTACATCCAGGACGACGAACTCCATTTCCATCCCCGCGAGCTCGACCAAACGCCGCTACTGACCCTCGAATATTTCACCGACACCAAGGGCCTGCTGCGCTCGTTCCGTCCCAGCACCCAATCCCAGGGAGCCAAGGGCGCGGGTGTCGAGACCAAGACGGTCGGCGTCGACCCGCGCAAGAAGGACGTGGTCGAGCACAAGGCCAACAACGCCACCACGCCCGAGCGGACGGCCCTGGGCAAGCAGACCTATCTGGTCGACGGCAACACCGGCGAAGGCAACTTCAAGGAACAGGAGACGGGGCAGATCGTGCCCAGCTTCGACCGTTCCGAAGGCTTTCACGAAGAGCCGCGCCAGGAGCCCGCCCAGGACAGCGCCGAAGGCAAATTTCGCGAGGCCGAGCTGCGCCAGGTCGAGGCGGATGCGGCCACCATCGGCATTCCCCAGCTACGTGCCAAGAAGAACGTCGAGATCAAGGGCGTGGGACGGAAGTTTTCCGGCATCTACTACTGCCACTCGGTCCGCCACAGCATCAGCGGCGCTGGCTATCTCTGCGAACTCAAACTCAAGAAGAACGCCCTCGGCAAGGGCGCGGGCGACAAGTCCGCCGAGTCCCAGGGCAAACCCAACGACAAGGAGGCCCCGCCCACGCCGCAAAACGAGCCGCCAGCTATGGTGACCATCAACGCGGATTCCGGCGCGGTCACACAAGGAGGCGGCAATGGGTGATCTCAGCAAGAATTTCAACCGTTCGGAATTCGCCTGCAAGGGCAAGAACTGCTGCGGCCATTCGGCTGCTATACATCCTGACCTGGTCGACGCCCTGCAGGCGTTGCGTGACCACATCGGCAAGCCGCTGTCCATCACCAGCGGCTTCCGTTGCAATCGGCACAACAAGGCGGTGGGTGGCGCGGAGCAGAGTTTCCACACGCTGGGCATGGCGGCCGACGTGAGCTGTCCCGCAGGCGTTTCGCCCGAGGAACTGGCGGTCATCGCCGAGGAAATTCCGCTCTTTTGCGAGGGCGGCATCGGCGTCTATGCCTCCTGGGTCCATCTCGATGTGCGCCAGTCGGGCAAGGCGAGGTGGCGGTCATGAGCGCCGAAATCAAGACCCTGTTTTCCGGTACCGCGCTGGGTCTCTCCGGACCGCTTCGGGTGGAGATCCTGCCCAATGGAATGACCGCGAGGCTGACCCAGCCGTTCCGTGTCCGCACCGGCGCTGGCCGCATCATCGAAGTGCCCGCCGGGTTCGAGACCGACTTCGCCTCGGTGCCGCGCCTGTTCTGGCGCGTGGTGCCGCCTTGGGGACGATATTCCCCGGCGGCCGTCGTTCACGACTACCTCTACCACACCGGCAAGGTCTCGCGGCTTGCTGCCGACCGCGTCTTTCTCGAACTGATGGCGGCCCTTGGCGTGCCTCTGTGGAAACGCCAGGTCATGTATTGGGCGGTTCGCCTGGGCGGCTGGCTGGCCTGGGATGCCAGTCGAAAGCGGGAGACGGAGCATGCTTGAAACTCGCGACCGTCAATCCGAGGAGCGCTACCGCAACCGCTGGTACGGCAAGTACCGGGCCTTCGTGCGCGACAACAACGATCCCGAACGCCTTGGCCGGGTCCGCCTGGAGATCCCAGCCGTGCTCGGCTGCGGGCGGGAGAACTGGTCCGAATGGGCCGTTCCCTGTTTCCCCTACGGCGGCAACGACGACACCGGCATGTTCCTGGTCCCCGAGGAAGGTGCCTCGGTCTGGGCCGAGTTCGAGGGCGGCGTTGTCCAGTATCCGATCTGGACCGGGGTCTGGTTGGCCAAGAGCAATCCCGGCGAGCAGCCCGAGGAATCGAAGCGCACCTGCGCGAATGCCTTCTGTCATGACTGCGAGGACAAGATCGAGCATCAGGCCAACCGGCACGACGATCTCGAACACAAGAAGTACCACGGCCATCCGCCGTATTACTGCCCGCGCCTGAAGGTCCTGCTCAAGACCGAAACCGGCCACACCATCCTGGCCGATGACCGCGACGGCGACGAGCTGCTGCGCATCATCGACCGCGCCGGACAGATCCTCACCATGGAAGGGAAGGTGAAGCCCGAGATGCAGAGCGGCAACGCCCTGCGGCGCGGCACGAAGGACGCCGAGAAAGGCGACCAGCTCGACATCGCCTCGCAGATCGTCGGCTCCCGCGCCCGCATCCAGCTCACCGACCTCTGCCGCCAGCAGGTGATCCTCGAAGCCTGGCAGGACAAGGAGAAGGTTCACATCCTCTCGTGCGACAAGGGCCGCTCCCGCTGGCAGAAGATCCTCATCGATACCACCAAGGGTCGGGAGAAGGTTCACATCTGGGGGCTCAACGGCACTCAGGAAATCCTCGTCGATTCCACCACCGCCGCCGAACAGATCCGGCTCACCGACAAGGCCGGTCAGGTGGTGCGCATGAACGCCGCGCCCGGCCAGGAGAGCATCAGCGCCACCGACAAGTCCGGCAGCCTTGTGTTCATGGATGGGGTGTCCGGAAACATCCTCATTCGCTCGACGAACACCGTCTTGATCAACACCTGAAGGAAGCATTTCATGGGAGAAAGAACAACAACGCCCTCCGGGCTTTCGGGCAGCGAGGAATTGCTGGCCCGGACCTTCGATCATTGGCGGGAAGAATTCCGCAGCATCCTCGAAAACCACCGCCGGGAAATCCAGGACCGCCTCGAGAAGATCGAGCGTGAAATCGAGAAGAAATCGGACAAGGAAAACGTCGAGGTGCTGGTCCGCTCGATCTATTCCGATCTGCACCGGCACGCCGAGGAGATCGACCGGCTACATGCCCGGGTCGGCTCCAAGATGGGGACCGAGACCATGTGGAAGATCGTCGGCCTAGTATTGACCATCGGCAGCACCATCGGCGGACTCGTCGGCTTTCTGATCCATCTGCTGCTGAAGGTGAACCCATGAGCTCCCAGGCGCGACTCGGCGACATCAGCAGTCACGGCGGCGTCATCATCACCGGGGCGAGCCGAACGCTGGACAACGGCATGCCGGTGGCCCGCATGGGTGATCTGCACGTCTGTCCCATCCCTGGGCATGGCGTGACGCCCATTGTGACCGGCAGCTTCGACACCATCACCGAAGGATTGCCCAACGCCCGCATCGGCGACATCACCGCCTGCGGAGCCATCATCGTCACCGGCAGTCCCGACACCATCGACAACTGAGGGGGACGCGATGAACAATCTCGAACAGCCGCAGGAACCGCACTACTGGGATGTCTTCCCGAAGTTGATCCGGGTCTCGCGATCCCCATTCGTCCAGCGCATTCCGCTCTCGATCCGTGGTCTACCCGAAGCGCCGGTGTTCGAATCGTCCAATCCCGACGTGGCCAGTGTCGATGAGGACGGCAATGTCGAATGCGGCTTCGTTCCCGGAGCGGCCATGATCCTGGTCTGGGATTCGCCCGAGCGGCTCAGCCTGCGTCACGTCCAAGTCGAGGTCTATGGCGGCGGCGTCTCCGCACCGGTGGAGGTTCCTTCATGACCGATACCGTGCCAGACTACAGCCACTGGGAGGTTCAGCCTCGCTCCATCCGCCTCTCCGCTGGCGAGTTCGAGCAACGGATTCCGCTCTCCCTGCGCGGCGACGTGGACGCCCCGGTCTTTTCCTCCAGCAATCCGGAGGTCGCGGAGATCGGGCCGGACGGTGTCATTCGCTGCGGCTGGACCATCGGCAACGCCGTGCTCATGGTCTGGCGATCCTCGGCCCGGGACAGTCTCCGCCATGTTCTGGTGGAGGTCCGCGATCCGTCCTGGTTCGCCGACCACCCGGACTTTGCCAGCGGAGCATCGGTCTTCCTCAGCGGCACGGTAGTCAACGCCCTCAACACCAGCGGCGTCGGCAACGCGTTGATCGAATTCCGCCGCTCGGAAACCGGCCCGGCGGCGTACCAGACCTTCGCCAACGCCTATGGCGGGTTCGAGCTGTCCGTACCCGAGGGGTTCTATTACGTGGAGGTCACCGCGCCGGGATACATCGCCTGGCATGGCTGGGTGAATGCCGCCCCCAACACCTCCGGCGACATCCAGATCGTTCTCTCGCCCGAGCTCGACGGCCAGGTCGCCCGCATCGTGTTGCAGTGGGGCCTGAATCCCCGGGACCTCGATTCCCATCTCACCGGACCGACGCCATCCGGCGGCAGGTTCCATGTGTTCTATTCCCACACCATCGAAAACGAGGCGGCGGAATTGGACGTGGACGACACCAGTTCCTACGGGCCGGAGACCATCACCATCCATCGGCTCATCCCCGGCGTCTACCGCTACGCGGTCCACGACTACACCAACCGCAACGCCAATCCGAGCACCGGCCTGGCGCAGTCGGGAGCATCGGTGAAGGTGTTCTTGAGCGATGGCCGTGAGCAGACCTTCAACGTTCCTTCCCAACGCCCCCGGCACGGTCTGGACCGTGTTCGAAATCGACGGCGCGACCGGAACAGTGACGCCGGTCAACGCCATGAGCTATCAATCCCAACCCGCCAACGTCGGCATGTAATGGAGGTTGTCCATGATTTCCGAAGAACCCGCCGACTTGCAGGCCACCATCGAACAAACCGATTCCGGCCAACAACAGTATGTGCTGCGGGCGCTCTGCGATCACCTGTCCGGCATCCGTGAAGAACTTTCCGGCATCCGCACGCTGCTGGAGGCCAGTCACGCCGCCTCGGAGGCGATGCGTGGCCAGGCCCAGGCCTATCTTGAGGCCCAGCAGGCCAGGACCCAGGAGTACCTGGAGCAGGTACAGATCGAGCCGGAGCCCGATTTTTATCCCTTTGTCGAACTGCCAGCGGGCACCGAACCCCGGGATCTGCCGGATGGCAACCGGCTCTTCACCTTGCCTGACGGCATGATCCTGCGGACCACGGACGACCAGCGAATTTGCGTTATCGACGGAGGGGAACAGCAGGTCATCACCCCCGGACCCGGCACGGCCATAGAGGTCGCCCCGGGACGCCTTTACACCCTGGTCGAGTCCTATCTGAGCGCGACCCAGGAGGCAGCCGGTATCAGCGGACTGCCCGCCGGGATCGAGCCGACCGCCATGGGCGCGGAACGCTTCGCGGTGGATCTACCCGAGGGCATCCGTCTCGACGTCGATCACCGGGAGCGGTTCATCACCCTCATCAATCCGGCCGGACCTATCGACATCATCGGCATCGGCCGCATCGAGGGCATCGGTGAAACCATCGCCGTCCGTCTGCTCTCTGCCGGAGCCAAAGGATTCCAGTGCGGCCAGTCCGACCACGGCGGGCTGATCGAGGCGGACGGAACCATCCATCTGGGACTCAAGAGCGGTCTAGATCTGGTGGTCCGGTTCCAGGGAGAAGCCATCGACGACGGCGCACCGGAAAATGGCTGCTCGGGACAGTGCGGCATCGACTGCGAGGAGCGTACCTGATGAGCTACGACTTTCTCGGCAAGGGGCTGCGTTACCCGTTCCGGTTTCAGTCGGTATCCGGCGGCACCCAGGTCTCGACCGCCACCTCGCGGGAGCACGAGCATATCCGCGAAAGCATCCTGCAGATCCTCGGCACCCGGATCGGCGAACGGTTCATGAATCCGGAGTTCGGCTCCCGGCTGAAGGATCTGGTGTTCGAACAGAACGACGAGGTGCTCAAGGGCCTGCTGCGCCATTACGTGATCGACGCCATCAAGCGCTGGGAAAAGCGGGTGATCATCACGGAGGTACACTTCGACGACCGGCCGCTGAACATCGACGGCAACCTGCTGCTGGTGCATATCGCCTACCGGGTGATCCAGAGCCAGGTGGACGGCAACCTGGTCTATCCCTTCTACAGAGAAGACCCGAACAATCCCGCGCCCAGCTATCCCCAGCCGGAGCCCGAGCCAGAACCGCCGCCGGTGCGCAGCGTGCGCCTGTCGCCGGACGTGCGCACGCTGTTCAATCTGCTCTGGTTCAATGCGGCCGAGATGAGCCCCGATCCGGACGATTCCTTCATCTGGCCAGCCGGGGAATACGAAGTCGCCTACATCGAGGGAGCCTTTCAGGACCGCAACGGCAAGTGGATCGTCAGCGATCCGGGTGACAACCACGGCCATTACCTGACGTTCGAGGGAGCGCCAGAAACAGAAGCGCCCCAGGCCGAGCACGCCCTCTATCTGGCCGCGAGCGGTCTAGGCTTCGACACACAGAGTCAGGCGGAAGACAACGCCGCTGGCACCGTTCACCGGATCACCACCCTGGAGCCGGGCCGCATCGGTCTGTTCTATTTCGAGGGCAAGAAGGAATCCCACTACCTCAACAACACCTCCGGGCAGCCCAATCCCGTCTGGCAACTGCGCGGCCCGCTCTGAGGCATCCCGCCTCCGACACATCCAGGCCCCTTCCGGTAAGTAACCGGCGTGGCGAGAGCATCAGGCGCTCTTGCATAACCGCCGAAAACCGGAGAGACCATGGGCCGCGCAAGCATCGGATACATCAACAAGGATTACGAATCGATCCGCCAGGAGCTGCTGGCGAAGATCCCGCAGCTCACCGACCGCTGGACCGATTTCAACCACTCCGATCTCGGCGTCGTCCTGCTCGATCTGTTCTGCGGCGTGGGCGACATGCTGGCCTACTACCTGGACGCCCAGGCGGCCGAGGCCTTTCTGCCCACGGCCCGCCAGCGCCAGAACGTCATCAATCTCTGCAAGCTCATCGGCTACCGGCTGGACTCGCCGGTGGCCTCCACCACCACGCTGCGTTTTCGGCTCTCCGCCCCGCTCGGCAAGGACCTGACCATTCCGGCGGGAACGGCCTGCCGTGCCTTGCTGAATGACGGCGAGGCGGATTTCGAGACGGTCGAGGACGGCCTGCTCCCGCGAGGCGTGCTTTCGGTGGAGATCCCAGCCCGGCAGGGCGTGCGCCGCACCGAGACCTTCACATCGACGGGGCTGCCATTCCAGCGCTTCCGCCTGACCGGCGACGTCATTGCCCAGGGCACCATCACCGTTACGGTGGGAGACGACGCTTGGAGCGAGGTCGATCACTTTCAGGACAGCCTGGCCGACAGCCGTCATTTCATGGTCGACCTGGATGCCCTCGACATCTCCACCCTGATTTTCGGCGACGGGCAAAGCGGCGCTGTACCCGCTCAGGGAAGCGCCATCACCGTCAGCTATTTGCAGACTATCGGAGACCAGGGCAATCTCGGCCCGAACCGGATCACCCAACTGCTGAGCCCGGTCTACCTCGACGGAGGCCAGGTCTCCCTGACCGTCACCAACCCGGTGCCCGCCACCTGCGGCGCTTCGCGGGAAGCCCTCGAACACGCCCGCCGACAGGCACCGGCGGAGCTGCGCAGTCTCTGGAAGGCCGTCACCCTGGAGGATTACCAGGCCCTCGCCGAAGGTTACCCCGGCGTCGCCAAGGCCAAGGTGCTCGACACCAATGCCTGCCAGAACATCCGCTATTACAACGTCCAACTGGCCATCGCCCCCAACGGCGGCGGAATGCCCTCGGCGCTGCTCAAGCGGGACCTCGCCGAGTTTCTCGAACGCCGCAAGGTCATCACGGTCGAGATCAACCTGTTCGACCCGATCTATCGCCCCGTTTCCATCGACGCCGAGGTCTACATCTGGCCCGGTGAACCGCTGGAAAACGTGCGCAGCCGCATCGAAGCCGCGCTCACCGATTTCTTTTCCTTCGACCGGGTCTCCTTCGGGCAGACCATTCACTTCTCCGACCTGGTTGCCCTGATCGATGGCGTGCGCGGCGTCAGCCACATGCATCTCTACGCGCCGCAGCAGGACATCGAGCTGCGCCACGGCGAAATCCCGGTTCTCGGCACCGTCAATCTCGATCTGCGGAGGGCCGGTTGATGTCGGATTGGTTCAAGGACAATCTGCTCGGCCTGCTGCCGCCCCTTTACGAGCACAACGACGAGGCCGGTGACCTGCACACCTTTCTGAGCCTTCCCGCCGGAACGCTCGACGAGCTCAAGCAGGCAATCGACGACTTCCCGACCATCTTCGACGTCGATCATTGCGACGAACGCTTCTTGCCGCTGCTGGCGAGACTGGTCGGCCTCGAAGTGGACGGCACCTGTTCGCCGGACTGCCAGCGTCGCCGCGTGCGGGAAGCTGTCGAAATCTATCGCCGCAAGGGCACCATCCCGGCCATCGAACGCGACTTTGACGCGCTCGGTTGGCAGGGAGAACTGCAGGAGACCTTCCGCTCGGCGCTGCGTCTCAATGCCCGCTCCAGACTCAGCAAAGCCAAGCTGCCCGGGCTGGTGTTCAGCCTCGGCGTGTTTCGCGTGCTGTGTCTCAACCAGACCGAAGGGCTGCGCGACGCCCTGGTGTTTCACCACCCGGCGGGCACGCGCTGTTTCTGGCTCCAGTTCCTGCTCGAATGGATCGAAGGCGGCGCGATGCTCGACTTCGGGCACGCCAACGCCGTGCGCCGGATCGTGCTGGCGTTTCTCGACGAGACCTTCGTCCTTGGCCGCTCCTCGCTCGGTTCCTGCCGTCACCTGACCAGCAAGCAGAGGGCCTGGGAGCTGCTGCAACTCACCAGCACCACGGAGATGCTCCCGGAAATCGACCGGGCGGCCGTGAAGGTCTCCCGTTTTCACGGCCGCCAGAACCGGATGCGCCTGAACCACAAGGCCCTCAACGACTGGCGGCTGCCGTACACCCGTGTCGGCGAGGACCGGGTTTCCTTCTGCACGCCCATCTACACCGGCCGCGACTTCGAAGGGGATGTGCTGGAGAGCGGCTTCGGGCTGGGCGAGAGCCATCTCAACCGCAAGTCGCTGACCCATGGCGAGACCGAGCTGCGCTACTGCTTCCGGCAGAAGGATTTCTTCTTCGACACGCAGGCGGAACCGGTCGAACGGGCGGAAGCCAAGTACGACCTGCGCCTGCCCTTGGAATCCCGGCACCGCCTCTGTTTCCAGCTTGGTCGCGCCAGGCTCAACGAAGGTCTCGATCTGACCGCCAACCAGGGCGGCATCAGCAATCTGCTGCTCGCCTCGACCGCTGGCTGCGACGCGGACGTCACCCTGGCCGTGGACCGGATCGACCGATGGCGGCGGAGAGGGCCTGTGTTCCGGCTCAACGCGAACACCCTGAACACCCGGTATCTGAGCTATGCGAATCTGACCGGCGAACGGGCCTCGCTTGAAGTCTACGTGGACACGGGCTCTCTCCGCCGCCATCGGGTCGAGACCATGAAGCTGGGCGCGAGCCCGCTCAACACCACCGGCCTGCGCCTCTCCGTTGACCGGACCCGCCCGATGCGCGTCAGCCGCATGCGCCTCAACCAGGCCGGATTCCGCTGGTCGCGGCCTTCCTACCGCTGGCTGTTCCGTCAGCAGGATCTGCACGCGCCGACGCAGGCCGGGTTCGAGGCCGCCACCAACAACTATCGCGCCACCCAGTGGCCCACCTGAAGGAGAACCCATGGCGATACATCTCTATCTTGACGAAGGGCTGACCCAGCAGATTTCCGAGGGAGATTTCAGCCGCCCCGAGGCCGAGAGCTACAACGGCACCGACGGCGACATCAAGGATCGGCAACTCTACGTCGCCAACGAGCAGACGAGCCTCGCTTCGGTCATCGACGCGGCGCAGACCGCCATCGCCCTGGCCGAACCGCGCTTTGCCGACGGCGAACTCATCATCATCGACGGCGAGCAGATGCTCGTCGAAAGCGGCGGCGGCACCGCCAATCTCACCGTGCAGCGGGGCGTGGCCAACACCGCTGCGACCGCGCACGACGCTGGGACGACCGTCTATTCCGGCTACGACTACACCGGGCTGGTGCTCGATCCCATCGACGAAACCGGCACCGACGAAGCGGTCTGGTACCGGCTGGCCCTGACCCAGGCCGGACTCGACACCGCCACTCAGGGCGCACCGCTCAATCTCGGTGACAAGGCCTTCCAGCAGACGCTGTCTTTCTGGCGGCGTTGCACCGTGCTCCCGGGCACGCCGGTGCAAAACAAACTCGACATCAAGCTGCGCCTGACCGGCACGGAAAACCCAATTCTCTAAGGAGGCCGCCATGGCATACCACAGCATTCAAGGACTCGCCCACGGTCGGCTCGACCTGCTCAATCAACTGCGGACCTTCCTGGTGACCACCACCGGCTGGACCCTGCACGACGACCAGTCGGCCGACCCGCAGCCGTATTTCGTCTTCAAGTCGCACGGGGAATCCGGGGCCGAGGACGTCTATCTGCAGTTCCGTATCAGCACCACCTCCGGGCGGATTCACGTCGCGGCATTCCAGTATTGGGACGCGGCCACCCACACCGGCGTCAACGAGGCGTCGCACACCAGTTACACCTACCTGCGGGTGGAGGACAGCGCCGACTTCATCTTCTGGCTGTTCGCCGATCTCGACCACGTCTTCGTGGTGACCAAGCTCATCTCCACCTACTACGGCCATTACAGCGGATCGCTGAAACGGTTCTGGTCGGGGGCTGTCGCGCTCACACAGGCGGCGGTCACTGCAGGAAGCGGTGTGGTGCTTCAGGTCAACGACGCCACCGTAGTCACACCCGGACAAGACTATGTGATCAAGGACGACGCGGGCATCGAACGCGTACGAGTGAGCGCCATCGACACCGCCGTCACGCCAAACACCATCACCGTCGAAACCCTCGTTCGGGATTACGCCTCGGGGGCCAAGATCGGCGAGGACCCGCAGCCGGTCATCAACAGTTACTACAACGCGCCGGGCACCTTCTACGCCGTGAACAAGTTCGACGGCTGGACTTCCGCGTCCGGTCAGCAGGGTCGCTGCGGTGCGGCAAATGGCGGGCTCCAGGGCGAAACCGATCCGGAGATGCGCTACGGCACCACCATCCTCTTTCCCTGGCTCGCCTCGATGTCCGGCTCCGCCGCCTACCAGGAACTGCGCGGCGAACTCATCGAGATCTTCGCCGTGGGCGGCGGCAACGTCGCCTCTGAAGACACCATCCAGATCGGAACAGACAGCTACCGCGTGTTCAACCTGACCACCGGCGGCTGGTGCGCGGTGAAGGAGTAACGCCATGGCAACGCATAGCGGAAAGCTCAAATTCGTCACCACGATCACCGGCCAGCGACGCCCGGAAACGCTCCTGTCCATGAACCGTGGCCAGGCTCTCAAGCTCTGCGGGAGGATTCGCCGTGGCCGTGCATAAGGGACAACTGGCATCCATCACCACCCGCAGAGGCATCCGGCGGCCGGAACTGCTCGCCATCGGCGCGGCGCAACCCGGAGCGCTCTTCGAGCTGTTTTCCGGGGCACCGGCTAGGCGCACGGTGATGGTCCGGGCCGACAGCGCAGTACGGGTCGCCCATCGGCTCGAACGTCGGTCCGACCTCGCGCTTCGCGTGAACAACCACCTGAACCGGAACACCGACCTGTGGCTCATCATCCATGGACGTCTGGGCGTCGATGCCGACACGGCGGTGCGGGTGACGCGCCCCTGGCTGCGGAGCATCGACACCAGCGTCCGGACATCCGGCGCACACATCAGCCGATCCGACACCGTTCAGCGCATCGCGATCCCGGCCGGGCTGCTGGCCGACACGCGCCAGATCCTGTTCGCGGTGCTCATCGATCAAGACCACGAAATTCAGACCTAAAGGAGAACAGCAATGGCACTGGGACTCATCGTCAAAACCGGCCGGATACTGACGGCCAAACTCCTCCTCGGCCAGGCCGTGGACGGCATCACCCACTGCGCCATCGGCGACGGGGATGCCAGCTTCACCGACCCGCAGAATCCGCCCGCGCCGGACATCGGCCAGACCGGACTCAGAAACGAACGCGCCCGCAAGCGCTACTACAAGCGGACCTTCCTCAAGGAGGACGCCGAAGGGGCGCTCCTGG
This region of Desulforhabdus amnigena genomic DNA includes:
- a CDS encoding DUF1353 domain-containing protein, which encodes MSAEIKTLFSGTALGLSGPLRVEILPNGMTARLTQPFRVRTGAGRIIEVPAGFETDFASVPRLFWRVVPPWGRYSPAAVVHDYLYHTGKVSRLAADRVFLELMAALGVPLWKRQVMYWAVRLGGWLAWDASRKRETEHA
- a CDS encoding carboxypeptidase regulatory-like domain-containing protein, whose translation is MTDTVPDYSHWEVQPRSIRLSAGEFEQRIPLSLRGDVDAPVFSSSNPEVAEIGPDGVIRCGWTIGNAVLMVWRSSARDSLRHVLVEVRDPSWFADHPDFASGASVFLSGTVVNALNTSGVGNALIEFRRSETGPAAYQTFANAYGGFELSVPEGFYYVEVTAPGYIAWHGWVNAAPNTSGDIQIVLSPELDGQVARIVLQWGLNPRDLDSHLTGPTPSGGRFHVFYSHTIENEAAELDVDDTSSYGPETITIHRLIPGVYRYAVHDYTNRNANPSTGLAQSGASVKVFLSDGREQTFNVPSQRPRHGLDRVRNRRRDRNSDAGQRHELSIPTRQRRHVMEVVHDFRRTRRLAGHHRTNRFRPTTVCAAGALRSPVRHP
- a CDS encoding phage baseplate assembly protein V → MLETRDRQSEERYRNRWYGKYRAFVRDNNDPERLGRVRLEIPAVLGCGRENWSEWAVPCFPYGGNDDTGMFLVPEEGASVWAEFEGGVVQYPIWTGVWLAKSNPGEQPEESKRTCANAFCHDCEDKIEHQANRHDDLEHKKYHGHPPYYCPRLKVLLKTETGHTILADDRDGDELLRIIDRAGQILTMEGKVKPEMQSGNALRRGTKDAEKGDQLDIASQIVGSRARIQLTDLCRQQVILEAWQDKEKVHILSCDKGRSRWQKILIDTTKGREKVHIWGLNGTQEILVDSTTAAEQIRLTDKAGQVVRMNAAPGQESISATDKSGSLVFMDGVSGNILIRSTNTVLINT
- a CDS encoding phage tail protein — its product is MSDWFKDNLLGLLPPLYEHNDEAGDLHTFLSLPAGTLDELKQAIDDFPTIFDVDHCDERFLPLLARLVGLEVDGTCSPDCQRRRVREAVEIYRRKGTIPAIERDFDALGWQGELQETFRSALRLNARSRLSKAKLPGLVFSLGVFRVLCLNQTEGLRDALVFHHPAGTRCFWLQFLLEWIEGGAMLDFGHANAVRRIVLAFLDETFVLGRSSLGSCRHLTSKQRAWELLQLTSTTEMLPEIDRAAVKVSRFHGRQNRMRLNHKALNDWRLPYTRVGEDRVSFCTPIYTGRDFEGDVLESGFGLGESHLNRKSLTHGETELRYCFRQKDFFFDTQAEPVERAEAKYDLRLPLESRHRLCFQLGRARLNEGLDLTANQGGISNLLLASTAGCDADVTLAVDRIDRWRRRGPVFRLNANTLNTRYLSYANLTGERASLEVYVDTGSLRRHRVETMKLGASPLNTTGLRLSVDRTRPMRVSRMRLNQAGFRWSRPSYRWLFRQQDLHAPTQAGFEAATNNYRATQWPT
- a CDS encoding GPW/gp25 family protein — protein: MSYDFLGKGLRYPFRFQSVSGGTQVSTATSREHEHIRESILQILGTRIGERFMNPEFGSRLKDLVFEQNDEVLKGLLRHYVIDAIKRWEKRVIITEVHFDDRPLNIDGNLLLVHIAYRVIQSQVDGNLVYPFYREDPNNPAPSYPQPEPEPEPPPVRSVRLSPDVRTLFNLLWFNAAEMSPDPDDSFIWPAGEYEVAYIEGAFQDRNGKWIVSDPGDNHGHYLTFEGAPETEAPQAEHALYLAASGLGFDTQSQAEDNAAGTVHRITTLEPGRIGLFYFEGKKESHYLNNTSGQPNPVWQLRGPL
- a CDS encoding PAAR domain-containing protein translates to MSSQARLGDISSHGGVIITGASRTLDNGMPVARMGDLHVCPIPGHGVTPIVTGSFDTITEGLPNARIGDITACGAIIVTGSPDTIDN
- a CDS encoding phage late control D family protein; translation: MDLDTFKPTFLIQIEGQDLSKDITQEITSFVFTDNEEELDVLELSVTDRNLQFVDDPLFQEGNEIVARFGYVGNLSPRKKAVIKDIDYDFPENGDPTIRIKAYDKGFKLAGKENQKVWQKPAPGILYSEIAEQVAAANSLTPVVTATKGTHLRVTQSNISDAQFLKELAEKARDRDGDGVSGYVFYIQDDELHFHPRELDQTPLLTLEYFTDTKGLLRSFRPSTQSQGAKGAGVETKTVGVDPRKKDVVEHKANNATTPERTALGKQTYLVDGNTGEGNFKEQETGQIVPSFDRSEGFHEEPRQEPAQDSAEGKFREAELRQVEADAATIGIPQLRAKKNVEIKGVGRKFSGIYYCHSVRHSISGAGYLCELKLKKNALGKGAGDKSAESQGKPNDKEAPPTPQNEPPAMVTINADSGAVTQGGGNG
- a CDS encoding baseplate J/gp47 family protein encodes the protein MGRASIGYINKDYESIRQELLAKIPQLTDRWTDFNHSDLGVVLLDLFCGVGDMLAYYLDAQAAEAFLPTARQRQNVINLCKLIGYRLDSPVASTTTLRFRLSAPLGKDLTIPAGTACRALLNDGEADFETVEDGLLPRGVLSVEIPARQGVRRTETFTSTGLPFQRFRLTGDVIAQGTITVTVGDDAWSEVDHFQDSLADSRHFMVDLDALDISTLIFGDGQSGAVPAQGSAITVSYLQTIGDQGNLGPNRITQLLSPVYLDGGQVSLTVTNPVPATCGASREALEHARRQAPAELRSLWKAVTLEDYQALAEGYPGVAKAKVLDTNACQNIRYYNVQLAIAPNGGGMPSALLKRDLAEFLERRKVITVEINLFDPIYRPVSIDAEVYIWPGEPLENVRSRIEAALTDFFSFDRVSFGQTIHFSDLVALIDGVRGVSHMHLYAPQQDIELRHGEIPVLGTVNLDLRRAG
- a CDS encoding YcbK family protein; amino-acid sequence: MGDLSKNFNRSEFACKGKNCCGHSAAIHPDLVDALQALRDHIGKPLSITSGFRCNRHNKAVGGAEQSFHTLGMAADVSCPAGVSPEELAVIAEEIPLFCEGGIGVYASWVHLDVRQSGKARWRS